Genomic DNA from Apis mellifera strain DH4 linkage group LG6, Amel_HAv3.1, whole genome shotgun sequence:
ttattccatgtaaaaaaaagaatttataataaattttcaatattagtgatgtttctaaaattgaatataaatttattattaaaagaaaatttaaaaagaaagtataccaatataaaattttcatattttttcatataaaaaaaattttataataaatttttaatattaataatatttctaaaacagtatatataataaaaactacaaaatacaaaatatacaaacataaatttattaataaactaataaaaaaattgattaatataaaaaaataaaataaaaatgtgttgttttatttattatgtatcattctctttttctttttctttctctattatatgtattatatattaaatgtaaaaaaataattagcaaTTATCTAAGTtacaatatacattaaatttaaaatattatcaatatttgttttaaatttaaattaaacttcaaTTTGCAAATAAGCGACCTCTAAGTATAATATCCTTACCATCGCCACGCGTCCCAGAATACTTTGCGAGGCCATTGACAACACGTCAAAAATGGCAGATCCAGCACCTAGTAAAAGTGATATtgaagagatttttaaaagattacgAGCTATTCCGACAAATAAGGTttgtttcttcatttattattttattttatgatattaaatatgaaactgTACAAAACTATACAATAAtagatttaacaataattttaacataatgtcatatttttaattcccaACCTGTAATTTtcctagaattttataatgacaAACATATTTCatgtaagatattttatgtcaatttactttttaaaaatattaataacattttttaatttttaaaaaaaatttaataatcgttaatgaaatttataattcataattgaataattaattatatattgttataatataaaatattgatataatgttatgatttttttcagaCATGTTTTGATTGCAATGCAAAAAATCCAGCATGGTCCAGTGTAACTTATGGTGTTTTCTTATGTATCGATTGCTCTGCAGTTCATCGAGGATTAGGAGTTCATTTAACATTTGTTCGATCTACTCAACTTGATACAAATTGGACTTGGTTACAATTGAGAAATATGCAATTGGGTGGAAATGCAAATGCTGTTGGtgttcatattaataaaattcaaaattattaattatcattataattattataattagtttatttttattttattaaattatttaaaattatttgataataattgattttaagtagatttttattatattttacagaaaaaatattttgcacaaCACAATTGTTCAACAACTGATGCTcagcaaaaatataattcacgtGCTGCTATGCAATATAGAGAAAAGTTGGCACAAGCATCTGCTCAAGCAATGAGGCGTTATGGAACAaaggtaaaatttatattgtttatatgtattttcataCAGAACATACACTTtagttaatcattttataattacaaatatgtgATAATTATAGGTTATTCTTCCTTCAACAAAAAATAAGACAATGGTGAGCTGTAAAACTATTTTCACAAAAACATTATCAAACTAAACTTgcttaacattttattttaaaagataattttaaaagataattttataaaagttgatatatgattatttttactttcaattgTCAATagcacaatttttttcaaaattatttatatatcattgtatGTTCTGTTTTATTCAcactaatgaattattttgaacaatttttattaataactaacTTATCCATGTGTGTATATCttgcattaaatataatattacaaaagaattaaattttaaaaattttttttcaaaatttgtattctCAAAAATTGTGTTTTATTGTAGTTGCATTTGGATGAAGGTCCAACATTAATGTCCGAAGAACAaggtgaaattgatttttttaaggaaCATGAAAATACTGAAGCACATAACAAGTCTTCAATGTATACTGAAGAAAATTTAGTTTCTAATTCTTCAATTtgtaattctatattaaataatgaggacaaaaataatcaaaaagatTGTTTAGAAAGTGCTGCTAATTCTTTAGGACCTACTGTTAAATTATCTGATTCTACCTCAAATTTCATATCTGAGAGGAAATCTACCATAGGTGTCAgaaaaattcagaataaaCGAAGTGGCGTATGTATCATGTATACAAttgatcttttatttatatcatatttttagtgtaatttaataattaattatacaagttattttttaattttttttaatactaatacaattgaaaattatattaattacaatattaatatattaatatattaatataaagtaaaaaaatattaatttttatacttctaTAATAGTTCGGGAAAAAAGCTGGTGGATTAGGTGCTCAGAgagttaaaacaaattttgatgaattagaaaaaagtgTTGCCGAAGCTATTAAAGAGCCACAGGAAAAAGataatcaagaaaatataaaaaaagaacaagaagaatTTGCTACTCGCCTTGCTTATCGTtacgaaaagaatttaaatgaacAAGCTAAAAAGATGgaacaaaaaatgaaacaattagaTCCTTCCAAAGCAACACAAGCAGAACGTCTTGGTATGGGATTTAATTCACGAaggtaatatttgtattttatttataaaattatttatttaattgtatgcatatatttatatatgtatgaatatatacaatgtttcaaaaatgttGGAATATCCATAAATTGGAGATTTTCTGAGATAAttttaagcaatatttttctttataaaaactttcattttgttaacgagatattaataaaaaattggtcAATGAAATACGTAGCTTAATCGAGCCGCAACAATAACATTAACGActgaaaatattcaagtaaCATAAATAACtcaaagtatattaaatattacattatatttatataattaattatatattatatatatatatatataatttatttatttatttgttcatcATATAAttcgatgtaattttttattgataaaatatttgttactattttactactactatatatatattattcaatatacttTCTTTGAGATATATTGTTTAGATTTTTTCATGTTCGGCCGAAAATATATAACCAATGCTACTATCGTGATTCAATTAAGCTACATGTttcataattgattaatattttttgttaataattcgtcaagaaaatttttacaaagaaaaattttatttgaaattacttCAGGAATCTTCAACGGatgttcaataatatttttgaatgaagaattataattttatttaataatactgcACAAACAGTTATGAATATactataaaaacataatataatatgttaaaatgtatataatttacagtGGTGCAAGTCATTCTGCACTTGGTGATATGAGAACAATAACACAAGAAACATCATCAAAGACTATAACTGCTTCTGAACCAAGACCAAgagatattgatattgaacGAGATCTTTTTATTAGTTTAGATGAATTTTATGCGGCCTTATCAACCCCATACAATagcaatacaaataataaatctcgCAATGAAGAAGTTATTGTGATTGCAGAGCCAGAACCACCAAAACGAATAGTTCCATCAAACAAAGTAAATGTTGGTAAAACtgataataaaacaatgataGAAGGAGAAgcacaaaaaaaatttggtaGTGCCAAGGCTATTAGTTCAGATCAGTATTTTCAAGACAGTAAAGATGATGATTCTGTGagttgttatattatatcaatattatttttatattttatttttctatttaaaataaaatttgatatcattttaattacagTGGGAACGTAAAAGTAATTTGCGACGTTTTGAAGGTTCTTCTAGTATTTCATCAGCTGATTATTTTGGCACAGGAAATTCTACAGCAACATCTCCCACTGCTTCTTTGTCAATGCGTCTTAGCGGTGGAAGAGCTGATGTCGATTTAGATGACGTTAGAGAAAGTGTACGTCAAGGAGTATATAAAGTTGCAGGCAGATTGAGTTCTCTTGCCAATGCGGCTGTTTCTTCTTTACAAGACCGCTATGGACTTTGAATGAAAACTTACTGCATTTTATTAAAGTTGTTACTAAACCTATATCTGGACATTGCTTGTCCattgtttgaaattgtaaataaaaacttgtaattcagtttcttttgtaatttgctttttgaaattataaataagatgtcataataattatatgatgaaaaaaatactgTTAATAGagatcaatcattttttaaaaaatttgtgtttaaaacttaaaaacaataagagttcataaaaaaattagtaaattttataacttttgatGAAATATGATGATGAAATACTATTTCATTatgatgtaaaattaaatataaagaatttttaaaaataatcgacacaaaatattaataatttaagtgaCTAAGAATTTGTACTAATAGATTCTTTGCAGCGTGAAATCAAATGAGAATATGGTTTTCCATGAAGAAAACATACAAGAACGACTGTCATATTATCACAACCAGTACCCATTAAAGCATCTGGTGCAAGGCAATGTTTCATAAGTTCTTCACAAATTTCTTCAGGATCCAATGTATCTTGTTCTAATCTTGTTCCGAATTTCGATTGAACTAAACGtgttcttataaaattaactacTTCATTGCTTGTCATTACATCCCAAATACCATCACATGCCAAAACAACAAATTCCCAATCTTCTGTTATTTGAAAGGCTTGAACTTCAGGAAAggctataattataaaaatttagcataattttaacaaaaaataattttttgttaaaaattaaaaattaccagTAACGATTTGTTCTTGCGGAGATTTACGTTCATTTCGTTTGAACATAAAATCACCGAGAGCACGAGTTAATGCTAGTTGACCATTAACTCTATTAAATTCAACCCAACCACCAGCAGCCTCAATCCTTTCACGTTCATCCTTCAATGTTGGTTTATGATCACGACTAAGTGGAATAGCATTGCCATTTATACTTGCCACTGCTCTACTATCACCTGCATTTGCCTATAATagtcttataaaataataatagcaataacaaaaaaaaaattaactaaaaaagaacttacactatatataacattatccTTTATAAGAAGTGCTATAACAGTAGTTCCTGCTTGTTCATCTTTAAGTGTTGCATCATTTTGCATTGCTCTATCTAATTCCAAGAAACCCTGTTGTATTGCTTGAATAATATTACCTGCTTTATATTCACTTCTTTTAGTTATATACTCGTGAAGATGTTTTCCAGCATATTGTGCCATTGCTGCacctattaatattatttatcatttctttaaacatagaaattatatttagatttatttattaattttatttataatagctatagaaatttgaaattttcttttaaaattctttttttaatataattaatataataatataaatatgttttcagTGTGTTTTACATTGATCAACAtttaattgttcttttttagataattttaaataatttaattgtacttttgttttaaaaattttattcttatcttattCTTACCTCCATGACCATCATATACTGCAAAAAATGCAGTACCAGGATCATCAGGTAATGAAAGTATATGTACATGGCAATCTTCCATTTTGATACGCCAACCTTGCATACAAGAACTTCCAACTCGATAGTTTGAATTTCTACAGCATGCTAAATTCTTAGCTGTCACAGGTTCACTAAGTGTTTGGCCcattatttttctgaaaattctgacattatttataatatattattattcattttatattctaataaaatttaaattcaacatatatatatatttcaaaaataatattttaatgaatatatattttgaaattttaatcaatgatttatttatacgatataaataatttaataatcttttataattatttatattatctgtttttaataatattatattttaaatataaaaataccatttagtattacatttaatttatttctatgtaaattttttttattattattataatttttaatttatattattcatacacAAGTTTgacacaaaattaaaatctaacgTCAAACATCAAAGATGATCTAACCTTGTGTAGAATTTTATACGCATCGCATCTTCCACAATTcaaaattacagaaatatcCCCTAAGAATAATgactttttatacatttatatatatatatatatatatatattataatttataattagtttttgCTTTATTTATGACCTTAATTTGGCATCAGATCTCACCTTCATATGCTGTCAAACgaacatatataaatctaacCTCTTCACACTATTCCTTTTGTAGAATTTTTGGTaatgtatatgatattatataactttgaTAATACtgtaattttatgttataaatttcgtGTTTATGCAGAAACTCACtgtcaattattaattgttataaaaattatttaaaaatatttattcaatctaAAACAACAATCTATCAACAACTGATTATACTGTGCTTCAGTATTATGTTGATCAATAGGCAatcatatacaaaaaatatgaatgacaTAGTTGAACAGCTGATTACTGACTGATATATTACATGAATTTAGATTATGTATAACTACAGATAaagtatagaataatttttacgatatttaatatCCAAAGATACCACGCGATTCCTACATTGAAAATAGTGGGAGAAATGAAATGTCATAGAACGGCTATCTTGTATTGTTAGAATCTAAAATTAAGTTTAGAGATttatgaaaatcataaaatattccaaacttTGATTACTGATGCTATatagaatttgataaattaaaaattataatttttaatattttaaaaatattttaaaaattataatttttaatattttaaaaatcttaaatcatTATGTTTAATgcataaaattgcaaataatagatgtttaaaaatgttttattttatatattttatatataatttacattgttGCCGTTATATTCTTCTCTTACTATTAGATTCTGTTATTTGATCAGATTCAGTTCTATTTCTAAAGTGccatagataaaattaatataagattgagcaaataataagagaagaataataataaataataggtaAGAATTGATAGTCAATGccatctaaatattaaaaatcgtttcaaaaCTAAAAATACTCAAAAGATGATACATATcttgaattcttattttatctattctattttactATTTGTTGTTTTTATCTAGATTTGCTctacaatatttatgaaaaaaaagttttaattaactttgtcTTATATTgcacaaataattatacttacaattgtatattagcagtatataaagataaatttaactttaatagtgttatgttataaataataaaatataataatagatatagaatataaatattaaagatctataataatctataataatgcatataatgaatataatatgagaattgatttttataaatttttatgattaaatataatttttgtactcACCACtataaaatgtagaaattaTACCAAACATTCTGAGTTTTTGCCAGTATTTTAAAACACAAAATCTCAATGTTAGGTTTATCTAGTCTGtggttatatttataaaatattttgaaaatataatatataaacaaaaattcatttaataaatcttaattattgaaaaatttatcattctattaaattacaagATAAACACAAATCATACAATTaagatgtatataatatttattacacttATCTAAAAGTGACAAGTTAAttgattttgttatatattcatttacattaataattagaaattaattagatatttttgttgttttttttgtagattccatcaaattttcaatgcaCAAATAACCGCTACTTTTACATAACTATACTTAACATgcttatatgaataatttcctTTACAGTTCTTGTCAACATTGTCACTGAATGTGCGTACATAGTGACTATTTgaattacaaaggaattgaaCATTATGAAGTTTATATCAGTGTGTACATTTCAAGCATGTCCAGtatttagtaaataaaaatctaaacacAGTTTCATACTcacaattttatatgaaacaaataatgtttaaattacgCATTTTTACAACATTTTTACAACAAACTTATAGAGAACAAATATAGTATTGTACATAGAGTTTTGTCAACTTGATTGAAAATAACTATTTAaccttataaaaaataattgctttGTATGAAATTctgatattatatgttttctatggtttttaaagttttacaaatttttgtagaaaaataataaaatcacatTAGGATATGGTTGAAACGTACTAATAATTCTTGGACTTtacatatctattttttcaatttttactttcacttcttgcttttttatattttctttttcatctatttcattcttttcgcTATCCCTTTCTTTATCCTTGCCAGAATGTTGTTGTTTCTTATCTGAATTACGGAAACGATCATAACGAGAATCTTCATCATCACTTGATTTACCTCCTGCTTCTGTTTCTCTTAAAATATCGCCCAAGTCTTTATCGACATCATCCCACAACTTATCGCTACTATCGCCTGGGtaatcatcatcatcttcttcttccgcTTGTCCATTTTTGTtgtcttttatattcttttcagaTTCGACAGTTCCTTTTTGCTCAATTGCTTTACTAGATTCAGCAATATTAGTGCCATCAGCTGTAGTTACTGGCAATGTGTTATTTGTAGACGGTGCTTCAGAATTAGTTGGAGATTTAGCATTTTCTGTACTATTTGCAGCATTTGGTGTAGAAGTATTATTGGTAGATGACGATGATTGCAGATGTATTCTTTCTGCTTGCCTTCGCAATGCTTTATCATCATTATCGCGCACATATctgtgatatattaaaattattaacaattgtacatataagaaataaaaataaattcataaaatcgttttaaatttataccgTTTAAGATGACTTCTAGTTGAACAATGAAGTGCTATTGCTCTTTCACTATTTTCACTACGTGGTAGATATAGCTTACATAATTCACAGAACTGAACCTCGAcacgttttatatattctgCTCCAACTTTAATCATTTGTTTGCTTTTAGGTTTTTTTTCTGTATCATTTGTTCCTTCACTTtctggtttttctttttttttttcaggagaCTCTTCATCTTCTGtcgtgtaaattattttataattgttatggAAATTAACGTTTgttagaaaaatgtaatttaataaccaTACTTACCATCAACATCACCTACAGAATCCAAAGTCATGAAATTATCAAGATTAACTTCCTTGTCATCTTCTTCTGGTCCACTTGAATCCGCTTCCGCTTCACCATTGCCAGcgttcattctttctttcaatgcACTTTTTCTCTGAAAGATATAtaggtataaaatatattaaaacttcaaaagatttaacattattatagaGATAGTACCTTAATATGATCCAAAGAACACATATGAGTTTCAAATAGCATTGGTGATCGAAATTGAATACGACATGTGCGGCAAAATGGTGTAAGAAATCGTTTCATTTGACGATGGGAATCGGATAGTTGATGTGCTGCTTTAAGAGAACGATAATTGAGTTTACAAATCGGACAGAACATGGTACGAGAAGGCAAAGTACCACGCGCAGCATCACGAGCTTCGACACGTCGTTGTTCTTGTCGTTGCAAGACACGCATACGAGTTAAAGTTGCTTTATGACGCGATGCGATTCGTCTCATTGCTGCACTATGACGGCCCGAATATAAATGCAAAGAATATTCTTTGAAAGTAACACTACGATGAGCGCAATGTGGacaagttaatttaataaattttctcccaTCTCTTCTACTAGGTAATTCTTCTGAACCAGTAGCTCTACCGTGTTCTGTTTTAtcgttttcatttctttcttcatcatCCCCATCGTCTTCATCATCCTAAAAATATACGCGTAACAAATGTTCATCGTAACGGGAagctaataattaaaatagcaaaattttttttaattagcctCACCTCATGTTTTCGatcatcttcatcttcttttacttcatcttctttttcttcctcatcTTCGGTATTTTGCCTTTCCCGAtcttgcttttctttttttcttttttcatcttttttcattttctcttcttcttcctcttcctcttcatcATCGCGTTCATGTGGCTGAATTAATGTCGGTAAATATTACAGTAAGTATTGCCATTAGTAGCACACAATATGCATATAGACAATAGGAGCAAATATTATCAGCCCTATGGAGTTAccttatcatcatcatcccaATTACTTTTGTTATCATCATCCTCTTCATCGTCATCGGAAAATTCAGCGTTAATAGCTTTGGTCATCTCTCTATCCTTGTCCTTCATACTGGTTCCTGATCCTGACTCCTTTTTACTTCCGGATAGCCTAGTAGTACCGCTACTAACGACACAGCAATTTTGTTTTGACTTACATTATTTCCCTTCGTCTTGTTCTGGTTCCTTTGTCTTTCATTATATCATCAaccaaaattttgttttcttatagTTGATATACAGCAAATATCGCGATagtatttgttttttcttttatccccCATAATGAATGCATTTCGTATTGCAATAAAGGTCTTAACTATTCAGCCTTTTTGCTCTGCATTGTGCTCTTATGTTTCCGCATTTTcgcgttttaaaatatatatataagaaacaaCGTTCTTATACTGGTTTTAATCACCGCTATGTGtaagaatgataaataatgatcTCGTAAAGTACAAGTATTATAGTAGTTCTCATATCAAAAGTAATTACATTGTATTTTGATGATATacgcatttttttatttatgcataTCAGAATCAATTcccttttttatttagaaccCTGCGAAAAGTTTGCCTCTCGGCAGTACAATTGGTTTCGTGCGATCATTTGTGTCATTTTTTGTGTTTTCTTTTaccatttatatatctatcatCGTCTTGACTCTCAGGTCATTATAGTCAGATATAGTCAGTTCGTTTACTGACAAATAAGCAAGCAGGCTACTAGGACGGTATTGCGGTTGGTaagtgatttattaattaattacctcCTGCGCAATTTGGTTGTGGTCATGCGCACACGCTGGATGTAGTCTCGCGATCGCGATCCTAGCAGCTTGCGTCGATAGTCGAGTGAGTGTAGAGTACGCTTGCGAGCCATGATGACGTCCGATCGAGAGCTCATGCGATGGAATCCACCCCCTCTTCCGCTGCCGCGAGTTGAAATACGACCTCTGTAGTTTGAGCTTTGATGCGATATTCGCCCTCGGCTCGAGCTATATCTCTGAGTTGGAGGTGCCATTTCACTAATTCGAGGGGGTGGTGGAGGTGCATAGCTCCGTGATGCTGAATGACGGTCCTCTGAGCGATGGTATGACGAAGCACGTTCGCTCTGTCTCTTGTCCTCATACACGGCCGAAGATGACGATCCCTTATTATCGTCATAAGGAGCTGATGCAGATGAACCACCATACGACGAAGAATACCTCTGAGAGCCGCTACCGCTACCTCCACCCTGCcaaatcaaattcaattgtGCTCCTTCCCATtgtatctttctcttttcctgcCCTTCTCTCTTTTAATCTATATACATTCCTCCCCTTTGTTCCCTCCTATCTGATATTctccatatatttttttctaattccatTCCAAGTTGATTCTTTTGCACTCCCTTATTTACCATTCATTATAGTGCCaatcgtttaataaaaatcatccaACCTTGTACTGTTACGGTCACTACACCCATTCCCGTTGGATCACCAAAATATAGATTTACCTTGCCTAAGCTTGAAAAGCacctaaattattttatctttcatatttcaaatataaataactctgcatcccttttttttttttattatattaaaaacaatttttagttttcaaaaaatgtaataGCAGTCTTGTCATTTCATTTCAGGTACGAGTTCAGAATAGTAGCTTTGACCAGCATTCGTTTGCTTGAAGATATCAAATGAACTGAATTCTGTATGATTCTGGATTATTTGTTTGATAGacctttccaattttaataatataaagatagatGTGTTTTTATATACTCTTATTTGTAAAGCAGTCTTTCATATAATTCAATGCCTTATGCACACTTATATGGACcaagaaatcaaataaaactaataaaattgtagttataatgttatatccttgtatattttctttaaggataaaatatgtgaaaaatatattgtgtacTTTCACTGCTTTTATAATGCTTTCCAGTACATATTCTAGCTTCAACCTGTAGATATGaggtatagatatatatttaaaaaaggttCATGTTTCTCACtcattttcaattgaatataaCATAGGATGCATGTCCTTTATATTGGAAAGGTCTACGATATATTTTgacattattaacaatttactTCATTATCTCAATGATAAGTTTTAATTGatgtaatttagaaaattgtatagagcagtatttgttaaaaatttttgcggTGCGGCAATGTAGGGATGCTTTCAATATTTCAGTTAACTGATCTGCATTGTGTAGGAAATTGGTTCAGTTGCACATATTGTTTTAGATAGAGAACAATACTGACGTAATGttgacattttaaaattcacatttctataaatatatatatatatacacacgcacatatatgtatatatctagtCATCTGTTGGTTCTGATACTTTTCAGGTTGTTCTCAATATTTAATGCAACTGTGTGCAGGCAATAATTAAGTACCATCTAGGTgtatttcatcttttaattatGTGATGTTTTCGTAGTGTTCCACCAGTAGTGTCCCAACGCAAAAAGAATGGGTGTTCAAGTAGCCGTTGGCTCGTCGCTTGAAAGGAAAGTATGACGACTTATGAATGCCTTGCCtactgtttcttttctttctttttttaatttttttttttaaatgtttagaCGAGTGtcctgaaaa
This window encodes:
- the LOC725524 gene encoding splicing regulatory glutamine/lysine-rich protein 1 isoform X4; this encodes MYNPSISCSYSYHKYSSSMSSRGRGFNSRGGSSYRGRGGGSGNEWNSGSTGGNMSSRGGYSSSRGGRFKYSTTSYDSRSKYNSGGSERYSSRGGRGEHSNSYKRPRDSYSGRDEHRSSSDSTRKRMRSDSYQGGGSGSGSQRYSSSYGGSSASAPYDDNKGSSSSAVYEDKRQSERASSYHRSEDRHSASRSYAPPPPPRISEMAPPTQRYSSSRGRISHQSSNYRGRISTRGSGRGGGFHRMSSRSDVIMARKRTLHSLDYRRKLLGSRSRDYIQRVRMTTTKLRRSSGTTRLSGSKKESGSGTSMKDKDREMTKAINAEFSDDDEEDDDNKSNWDDDDKPHERDDEEEEEEEEKMKKDEKRKKEKQDRERQNTEDEEEKEDEVKEDEDDRKHERKSALKERMNAGNGEAEADSSGPEEDDKEVNLDNFMTLDSVGDVDEDEESPEKKKEKPESEGTNDTEKKPKSKQMIKVGAEYIKRVEVQFCELCKLYLPRSENSERAIALHCSTRSHLKRYVRDNDDKALRRQAERIHLQSSSSTNNTSTPNAANSTENAKSPTNSEAPSTNNTLPVTTADGTNIAESSKAIEQKGTVESEKNIKDNKNGQAEEEDDDDYPGDSSDKLWDDVDKDLGDILRETEAGGKSSDDEDSRYDRFRNSDKKQQHSGKDKERDSEKNEIDEKENIKKQEVKVKIEKIDM
- the LOC725524 gene encoding uncharacterized protein DDB_G0283697 isoform X3, with the translated sequence MSSRGRGFNSRGGSSYRGRGGGSGNEWNSGSTGGNMSSRGGYSSSRGGRFKYSTTSYDSRSKYNSGGSERYSSRGGRGEHSNSYKRPRDSYSGRDEHRSSSDSTRKRMRSDSYQGGGSGSGSQRYSSSYGGSSASAPYDDNKGSSSSAVYEDKRQSERASSYHRSEDRHSASRSYAPPPPPRISEMAPPTQRYSSSRGRISHQSSNYRGRISTRGSGRGGGFHRMSSRSDVIMARKRTLHSLDYRRKLLGSRSRDYIQRVRMTTTKLRRSSGTTRLSGSKKESGSGTSMKDKDREMTKAINAEFSDDDEEDDDNKSNWDDDDKPHERDDEEEEEEEEKMKKDEKRKKEKQDRERQNTEDEEEKEDEVKEDEDDRKHEDDEDDGDDEERNENDKTEHGRATGSEELPSRRDGRKFIKLTCPHCAHRSVTFKEYSLHLYSGRHSAAMRRIASRHKATLTRMRVLQRQEQRRVEARDAARGTLPSRTMFCPICKLNYRSLKAAHQLSDSHRQMKRFLTPFCRTCRIQFRSPMLFETHMCSLDHIKRKSALKERMNAGNGEAEADSSGPEEDDKEVNLDNFMTLDSVGDVDEDEESPEKKKEKPESEGTNDTEKKPKSKQMIKVGAEYIKRVEVQFCELCKLYLPRSENSERAIALHCSTRSHLKRYVRDNDDKALRRQAERIHLQSSSSTNNTSTPNAANSTENAKSPTNSEAPSTNNTLPVTTADGTNIAESSKAIEQKGTVESEKNIKDNKNGQAEEEDDDDYPGDSSDKLWDDVDKDLGDILRETEAGGKSSDDEDSRYDRFRNSDKKQQHSGKDKERDSEKNEIDEKENIKKQEVKVKIEKIDM
- the LOC725524 gene encoding uncharacterized protein DDB_G0283697 isoform X1, giving the protein MYNPSISCSYSYHKYSSSMSSRGRGFNSRGGSSYRGRGGGSGNEWNSGSTGGNMSSRGGYSSSRGGRFKYSTTSYDSRSKYNSGGSERYSSRGGRGEHSNSYKRPRDSYSGRDEHRSSSDSTRKRMRSDSYQGGGSGSGSQRYSSSYGGSSASAPYDDNKGSSSSAVYEDKRQSERASSYHRSEDRHSASRSYAPPPPPRISEMAPPTQRYSSSRGRISHQSSNYRGRISTRGSGRGGGFHRMSSRSDVIMARKRTLHSLDYRRKLLGSRSRDYIQRVRMTTTKLRRSSGTTRLSGSKKESGSGTSMKDKDREMTKAINAEFSDDDEEDDDNKSNWDDDDKPHERDDEEEEEEEEKMKKDEKRKKEKQDRERQNTEDEEEKEDEVKEDEDDRKHEDDEDDGDDEERNENDKTEHGRATGSEELPSRRDGRKFIKLTCPHCAHRSVTFKEYSLHLYSGRHSAAMRRIASRHKATLTRMRVLQRQEQRRVEARDAARGTLPSRTMFCPICKLNYRSLKAAHQLSDSHRQMKRFLTPFCRTCRIQFRSPMLFETHMCSLDHIKRKSALKERMNAGNGEAEADSSGPEEDDKEVNLDNFMTLDSVGDVDEDEESPEKKKEKPESEGTNDTEKKPKSKQMIKVGAEYIKRVEVQFCELCKLYLPRSENSERAIALHCSTRSHLKRYVRDNDDKALRRQAERIHLQSSSSTNNTSTPNAANSTENAKSPTNSEAPSTNNTLPVTTADGTNIAESSKAIEQKGTVESEKNIKDNKNGQAEEEDDDDYPGDSSDKLWDDVDKDLGDILRETEAGGKSSDDEDSRYDRFRNSDKKQQHSGKDKERDSEKNEIDEKENIKKQEVKVKIEKIDM